The Conexivisphaera calida genome includes a region encoding these proteins:
- a CDS encoding chloride channel protein translates to MGAGARTRTWWQTYFAKWFLLGVLVGAISGGTALALYYLMAAIRAISLGVLGFSRYPPSLPHDASALAFLAIAALAGLSSGLLTELAPEARGSGIDNTIMSYHWAEGAIRKIVAPVKLVASAIVMGAGLSAGDEGPIAQTTAGFASWISDALGLRKEDRRKLVGIAIGTGIGTIFKTPIGGAFLASEILYRRDFEYELIFPAFVASAVGYSIFGAVTGYGPIFGFYTAPFDPSRLPLYVLLGVLCGAVAIVYLRTYNATEDAFARSRIPRWLRPAIGGLAAGAVALAFPEVMGTGTSWTAVLLSPTGVASLGLVALAFLPFAKIAATSLTVGSGGSGGVFAPGLFIGAATGLAFGELMKLLLPSIVSSPVPFAIVGMLAVFGAAGKLPISVTVMVVEMTGSLQLLPAELLAVTVAYIISGPASIYRSQRTSRSSG, encoded by the coding sequence GTGGGCGCCGGGGCGAGGACGAGGACATGGTGGCAGACCTACTTCGCGAAGTGGTTCCTGCTCGGGGTGCTCGTGGGCGCCATATCGGGCGGCACCGCTCTCGCACTCTACTATCTGATGGCCGCCATAAGGGCGATCTCGCTGGGGGTGCTCGGCTTCAGCAGGTATCCTCCATCGCTGCCCCACGACGCCTCCGCTCTCGCCTTCCTCGCGATTGCCGCTCTCGCCGGCCTCTCCTCGGGGCTCCTGACCGAGCTGGCGCCGGAGGCCAGGGGGTCCGGTATAGATAACACGATAATGTCATATCACTGGGCGGAGGGTGCCATCAGGAAGATCGTTGCCCCCGTGAAGCTGGTCGCATCGGCGATAGTGATGGGCGCCGGCCTGAGCGCGGGCGACGAGGGACCCATAGCGCAGACCACCGCTGGGTTCGCCTCCTGGATATCGGACGCGCTGGGGCTCAGGAAGGAGGACAGGAGGAAGCTCGTCGGCATCGCGATAGGAACGGGGATAGGGACCATATTCAAGACCCCGATAGGCGGTGCCTTCCTGGCATCCGAGATACTCTACAGGAGGGACTTCGAGTACGAGCTCATCTTCCCGGCTTTCGTAGCCTCGGCCGTCGGATACTCAATATTCGGCGCGGTCACGGGCTACGGCCCCATCTTCGGCTTCTACACGGCACCGTTCGATCCGTCCAGGCTCCCCCTCTACGTGCTCCTGGGTGTCCTGTGCGGGGCGGTCGCGATAGTCTACCTGAGGACGTATAACGCGACGGAGGACGCATTCGCGCGCTCCCGCATACCGCGGTGGCTCAGGCCGGCCATAGGCGGGCTGGCCGCAGGGGCCGTGGCGCTGGCATTCCCCGAGGTGATGGGGACGGGCACCTCATGGACGGCAGTGCTGCTCTCCCCGACCGGCGTCGCGTCGCTGGGCCTCGTGGCGCTGGCTTTCCTCCCGTTCGCGAAGATAGCCGCCACCTCGCTCACGGTCGGCTCCGGGGGAAGCGGAGGGGTGTTCGCGCCCGGGCTCTTCATAGGCGCCGCGACGGGGCTGGCGTTCGGCGAGCTGATGAAGCTCCTCCTCCCGTCGATAGTCTCTTCCCCGGTTCCCTTCGCCATAGTCGGCATGTTGGCGGTCTTCGGCGCCGCGGGGAAGCTGCCGATATCGGTCACAGTCATGGTCGTGGAGATGACGGGGAGCCTGCAGCTGCTCCCGGCCGAGCTCCTG